The stretch of DNA GTCAGATTGGATCCGAATCTGGAACTCTGGGGTGAGATTTAACTGAAGATATTATTCTGGGAGTCTGCAAACTACAGCACTCTGGTCCATCCGTCTTCTGGGACCACAAACAACTGCAATGCCTTTTTCCCTATTCAGCTGTTTGCATCTGCAGGAGGCTGGACCGTATCCTGTGGGTaacagggaggaagaaagaagctaCGCGCGAGAGCCAATGGCCAGGTAGAGCTCCAGGGGAACGCCTAGGGTGCATCACTCCTCACGAGGACTAATGAGCAGCGACGTCGGTAAGGACCAGAGCACCGACACAACCGCCTGTCTCCCCTTGCAGCGTAATGTCGTCTCCTCCGGGAAGATGGAACGGGGCAGCCtacgccccccacctcccagagccCGGCCTCCCCGCTCCCCGCACCTTGCCTCCTGCCCTCCACCAGCATATCCCCCTAAGCCCGGCTAGATCTCGCTCTCACCCGCCTCCTTCTCCACACGCCCGGCCATGCTCTCGCCCTTGGCCTTCCGGCCGCAGGGTTCGCGTCCTTGCGGCTCCCTACCGGCCGCGCGCTTCCGAACCATATTGCCCAGGCAAGACTCCCCTAGAGAGTGACGCACCACACCACGGAAAGCTGAAAGCGGACTCCGCCCCACAGGGGAAAACACACCGCAACGCCCCTGCCTTACGGACCTAATTAAGCCCATGAAGCTCCGCCCAGCCTCAAATGACCAATACAAACCCTACGAAGCAAGTCGGCGCGTAGCAGTATGTTCTCCTTCCGTCGCATTGCGTTTTCGCATTTCCGGAGACAATAACGATGGGCTCGCGTACTCCCGCGAGAAGCGGGAAAGGGCGCAGGGTTTGAAACATGGCGGACGACGTGGACCAGGTGAGTGGGTTCTGAGTCGCTCGCTCCAGGAGGACTTCTTCGCTATGGGTCCTGGCCCCGCTGGGCTTTGCGTACTAGGGCTACTTTCTCCAGCATCACCGGAAGGTGGCCTGTCATGCCGCCTGTTTCTGGGTTATCACGGCTTTAAGCTGCCTCTTGGTAACCGCGCACCCTCCGAATTTTGTCTCAGGCCCTGAGATGTTTTCCTTTCCGAAGCCAGCCTGAAAACTAGTTATTCTTCATGCTGTTAACTTCCTTTCTCTTCAATCTCATCTTCGTCTGCAGGGTGAGAATTATTATCCCTGCCTGCCTTACGGATTCTGATAGAAAGCGCGATAATAAGGCTTACTAgttacgatttttttttaaaggttttatttatttatttgacagacagagatcacaggtaggcagaggcagacagagagaggaggaagcaggctccccgctgagcagagagcccgatgcggggctcgatcccaggacgccgggatcatgacctgagccgaaggcagaggctttaacccactgagccacccaggcgccccactagttACGATTATTGAGCGCAGCAGTTTCATTTATCCAACAGATACGTAGTAAACATCGGCTTTATATGGTTAGATACCATTCTGTGCACCAGAGACACCGGCATTGACGAACATCCCTATCCTCACTTGGAGCTTATATTCTGGGGAATGGCAGATAATAGAAACATGTGCAATAGGTAGGAACTGTAATGTGGTATGAGGAAAACAAGCAAGGAATCGGTATATAAAATAAGTTGATGGTCCTTCAGGCCTTCTCATCTGCTCTTCTTTTCCTCAGATATATCTGTGGGTCAGGCCGCAACTTAAGCTTTCTCCTGAAATCTCAGCCTCAAGCAGGACTCATGTGGCCGCCTacgtaaaacagcactctttcttagTCGCCtaatttttcttcataacatgttgttaatattaaatatactCTTCGTTATTCAGTGTTTTATCTTCCCTTCCAGAAtaggagtccttttttttctttttctttttaaagattttacttgttagAGCacagcaggggtaggggcagaggtagagagagaagctgactccccactgagcagggagctggtggtgggtcatgatcccaggacctgcgatcatgacctgagctgaatccaggcacccagaatatGAGTTCTTTAAAAACAGGAGTTCTGGGCACCGTCCTGACCATCCTGTTTAGAACAGTGCTGGAAACACTGAACAAATAATTTACTGAACAGATGAATTGGTTAATCCTTTGAAATGGCAGTATTTAAAGCTGCAGGAGGAAGAGTATGTGGCTAGTGGGCATTCTAGACTAAGCCTAAAGGAGCACTAGGGCTCTGTGGTGTGTATCTTACAGTATTActgtatatttattaatatgCCTCTCCCCACTAGAATGaacttgagggcagggactgacCTCTCTATCATCTCGTAGTTGGTTAGCTCTTCCTTAACAAACACCTGTTTTTCTGGGAGTGGGAACTAGTTtggttccccacccccctccacaccCCAATCTAGCTTTTTAAACTGTAGAGCCTGTAGCATTCAGTCACATACCTCCACTAGCCTAATGTACTCACTGAAGAAGCGCTCCTTGAATAGTCTTACCAACTCCTGGCTTTAACCATCCCTTGCATTTGGATGACTCAAAGTCATCTTAGCCCTGATCCGTCACAGTTCTTTAATTGTTAATAACAAGAACCATTTCTAAGTACTCTCAGATTGCCAGGtactattttaaatacattaaatatgttgATTTCATGTATTAGCTCATTCTACACTCACAAGATATGAAGGGAAGACATGGCTTCCTCATTTTACTAACAGGGAAGCTGATAATTAGAGATGGCATGATTTTTAATCTGAATTCATAAGTATCACAAGGTGTCTgtcggtggctcagtgagttaagcatctgactcctgattttggttcagggtggtgagatcaagctgCAAATGGAGCTGCGCACTGGGCATgaaccctgcttaagattctgactttccctctgcccctctgtaaGTGACAGCACATACTGTCTCATAAATTAAGTAATTGATAATACAAGTTTGAATTCATGTAAGTATCAGATTCAGGAGTTGAACCCATACTGCCTGACTTCAAAGCTAGTGCCTTCAACCAGTATTCTGTATATTCATCTTGTGGCCAGTTGGTACCCTAAACTCAGCCTTGACCCAAACTGAACCCATAATCTTCCCCCAAACATTCATGTTTCCTTAGCATTCTGACTAGTGTGTGTGGTAATCATTAAGTGGATGTTTTTCAAATCACTAAGTGATATTTGAGGTAAGGCTAAAGTCCCAGAGACTAACTTCCCATAACTGAAATTGGGTTAGGCAGTTTGGATTTTGAGGGAACAAATACAGTGATGATTATTTTGCCGTATAACTGcttcctgtgtatgtgtgtttcagCCTTCATTTATATAGCACTTACTATGATCCAGGATCTGTTCTAAGCCTTCATACATGTCATTTAAGCCTCACAACAACAGTATTAGATTGGTACTATTATTACTCACATTTTACATATTCGGAGACTGAGGCATACAGGGGTCAAGTAGCCTGCCCACAATCACACAGTATAGCAATGATTTGAACACTGCACTCCCTAGTTCTGTATTACTAAGCCTGTTTCTTTCATCAGCAACAAACCACCAACACCGTAGAAGAGCCCCTGGATCTCATCAGGCTCAGCCTGGATGAGCGAATTTATGTGAAAATGAGAAATGACAGAGAGCTTCGAGGCAGATTACATGTaagtaaatttattaaattacctTGAAATCAGATTATTTCCTTGTCATCCCTTACTAACCCAACCCCTTTGAAATAGAAATACTGTCCAGTGTAGAGGAGTATTTTGAGTGTAGATAAGAGAAAGGTAGGTCATCCATATTTGTACAAGCCAAATGGAACTccattttgttcatgtttttaaCATGTTTTCCCCTCACAGAAATGATGTGTTTattaaagaacattttcatttctttccttctgtttattcGTAAATAGCATTTACTCTCCATTCTTACTTCAGTGTTCTTTGAGTTACTGACATGTAcataaatctttgttttcttgtgaCAAAAATTAAATAGCATAGAAGTACTTAGAGTGAAAGGCATaatcccattttttcttttgctaaccACTTAAAAATCAGGTCTGTAGTCTTTCAGatcttttctgtatatttacacaaatatacatatatatgtgatcacatgcatatatatgcactGTATACATCACCTCTAAATAAAAATGGATCTTACTATACATGTTTTTGAGcccctttctttttcacttaatcTTTCTTGGAGATTATTGATCATGAGTGTATataaatctttattctttttaatgacagCATAGAATTCTATATGGTAATAGTGGGTTTTTAAGACTGTTCTCTATTTcttgctactataaataatgcgcAGTATGTATCtttatacatatttctttgtgtaTGTCCGCAAATATTTCTACAGGTTTGGTCCTTTGAAGTGGCGCTATTTATTCAAAAGAGAGTATACTGAACATTTTGccctttcttgtttttattactgCCATTCTGCCTTAAAGTGATTTAAAGTAGCTAGTGTTGAGCATTAATTACATGCCAAGTGCATTTATTATACATGTTTTGTATGGGGGCACCCGAGTGGTTCAATCAGTTAcacgttcaactcttgattttgtctcggggtcatgggattgagccacacctcaggctccacattcagcacagagtctgtccctcaccttctgcctctcctcctgctcttctctcaaataagtgaatgaaatatttttttaaggttttatttatttatttgccagatcacaagcagacagagaggctggcagagagagggggaagcaggctcactgctgagcagggagcctgatgcgggactcaatcccaggaccctgagatcatgacctgagccgagggcagaggctttaacccactgagccacacaggtgcccctcgaatgaaataattttaaaaaataaataaataagtgttttgTCTGTAATACCTCATTTAACCTTTAGAACAATTCTGTGAGGGTAGATACTTATTAATCCTGTTTTGCATTTGAAGAAGCTCAGGCTCAGAAAGGTGAAGTTACCTGCTTAAAGTTTAACAGCCAGTAAAGGAAGGGCCAGAATAGGAACTAGGccttttgatttgatttttactttACATAAAACCTAAAGTGAAGGACCTCCTGTACTTATAGAGGAAGTAGGGACCTATGGAGACAGTAGCCTTAATACACAGCTAGCTTTACGAGAAGAGGGACCCCCAGAAATGGAATAGTGGCAATTTTgccaagaaaaatagaatagcGCTTAATCATGTGGGCCTGTGGCACGTGGACAGGCACCCCTGGTCTGTTATGTTGTCTGAGCTCTCAGAGGCTGCTTCTGTTCCCCGCTAGACTTGATTACCTCTATACTTAATGGCCCTCAaactttgtgtgtttgttttttggccCTCGTATAGATTTTTGCTCTGTTAGTGTGCTTTGCCAGTTCCCCACGTGGCTGATGGGctgcttttattttcatacaGTCTGGTCAGCCATTTAATTAATACTGTTACAGATAAGCCTCACTGGGTTCTGAATAAGGTCCCTGGAGTTTCACCTTTCAGTAAAATACCTGAGCTTTGGAGTTTGGATTGAGGACATCCCTGAATATCAGAATTGCAGCATTTATTGATTGAGCCCACAAGTGCCAAACACAGTTTATTTTGGCTAGATTTTCAGTGGGCAGGGTGTTGCTCTACTTACTTTACATGGTGGTGGTTAGGACAGTGAGGGCTGAAGGGCAGTATCCTGTGCCTTTGGAGGAGACTGCAGTGCCATCGTCTTAGcagttaaagaattttatttcctttactgtcTCTTTCCTGTCGTGCTGTTCCAGAGGGAATTGAAAGAAGTCTACTGAAAAGTGATGAATTTCCcttttttcataattaaatattACAAATGATGTGATTGCCTTGGATGACCAGTAAGgtggatactttaaaaaaaataatttcaagttaTTTTGCGCAAACTCATATAAGCAGCTTTGTACTTTTATCAGGTTAATTAAATTATCACTGGAAATAATTTGTGAAGAAACAGTATATTACTAGCAGAGTTATTCTTTGCTTGCATATAAAATTTGTGGTATAAGTATTGTGCAGAAGACCTGTTCATAGTTTCTTAATTTGATGATTAAATTTCTTGGTCCCTCACCTTTCCACTTCAGGCTTATGATCAGCATTTAAATATGATATTGGGAGATGTGGAAGAAACTGTGACTACTATAGAAATTGATGAGGAAACATATGAAGAGATATATAAAGTAAGTCATGCAGTTCTGTTCctcacttttaaaatgtcagttgtTCTTAGTCTGCAGCAGCTTCACACTTACAGGAAGCCTGTCATGATTGGATACCTAATAGGGCTCAGTAAAGTATAGCAATCAAATGTAAAAGCTTTAGGGTCAGACAGACCTGGTTTCTAGTACTGGTCTGGCCATGTCCTATCTAGGATACACTGGGCCAGGGAATTAACTTGGGAGATTTAATTTCCTCATTCTTAAGTGGGAATACTACCACTACCTCATAGGGTTGCCAGGGTTCATGGATACATGAGAGTGTAAGATGCCTATGTATGCTAATATATGAGAGTAATGCTGGACAATGTTGCTAATGTTTGATATGGATCTGAGCTATAAAAACTAAAACTGAGAAATTCTAAAAATACTCCTTAAAATTAATAGTAAGCCTAGTACATGTTAGAATAAGTAACATTCTTATTTAACAATAACTAAAAATGGTGAGAAACATCTTTATTGTACCTGTTTGCAAATTTCTTTCATACCTGGCTTATTAGATGACATCTAGATTCTCATACCTTTCTCTGCATTTAATCTGTTATGATATGTTACTGTTGAAGAAAATGCAGCCTCACAGAGAGGTAGTTAGAAAAAGGAGGAATATTGGATAAAAAGGTGGATATTGGCCTTTGATGCCATGTTAAAACTCAAcaagtggtagtttcttaaaggttagatgccggatgcctgggtgactcaattggttaagcatctgcctcacatcataatcccagggtcctgggctcgaatcctgcattgggctccttgctcagtgggaagcctgcttctctccctttgcctgccactccccctgcttgtgtgttctctctctctctctctgacaaataaataaaatcttgaaaaaagaaagttaattgCATTGTGGCATCTGAGACCATTATCAGTGAACTTCTCATACTCTTATTATATGCAAATTCATTGGTCTACTTTCGTCCTTTCAGTGGATTTGTTACAATGCAGGATTCTGTAACAACAGGCATGGCACtcatcatttggaaaatattagttTGTGGAGTTATGCAGATCTTCTGAATGTTGGCATATTTCATTGTTcagtataaaagaagaaaattacactTAAGTCTTCTAAGTATTGGGAAGCCAGTCTGATGCTCCTAGAGCATAGTGGTTTAAAACATAGACTGAGAGTGTAGGACTGGATTTAAATCTTGATTCCCTCGCAGACCAGCTATTTAATTGTATCACACTACCCAACCTGTCTGTGACAAGtgtccttacctataaaatggagtTGGTAATAGGACCCACTTTATACAGCTATTTAGGATTCATTGAGAGGTTATGTGAAAAGCCTTTAGATTAGCAAtaggcacatagtaagtgttcagttGTTAGCATTTGTTGGTTTTTGTAGTTCTGCTTTATCCTGGCTTTCTGTCTTCAGCCACTGCTGACTCCTTTACAAATTTTCTTCCTGTAAACATGggcttttaaattttgatctatgtttttttcccctcagatccATCATTTAGTCACTATCCTATGTGATAAGCTGGAGTCCATTCCAGTTATCAGTACAGCACCAAAGCTTGGGCTCTTCATAGATCTAGGCTCAAATGTTTGCTGCTGGTGATTAGTTtcctgactttgggcaagttagaGAAACTTCCTAAGCTTCGGAGGCTTCTGTAAAATGACAACTATGCCCACCTCCCAGGATTACAACAAAAGGCACTAAATTTGGTATGTGTAAAGCTCTGGCATGTGGTGATTGGTGGCCATTGTGATTGTGGATAAATCTGTATCTGCAGTTACTTTCCTTTTCTGATCTTCACTCTTTCATATCCAGTATtctaactgaaaatattttcccttttgatGTTATCTTGAACTCAGTGCCTCTAAAGCTAAATTGCTGGTGTTCTTCACCTTCAAAACAAGGTCATTTTCAATTCCCTGATTCTGTTCACGATTATCTACTATTTAGACCATAAATTGCAGAATTTTCTTGGACTTCTCTCTTTCAGTCACACTGATCAATAACTAATTAGTTGTTTCTTCCTTCATGCTGATTTAAAtgtgtcattttctttcctattgCCATGACTCACTCAGGTATTTCCCTTTATGTCCACCTCCATTTCAGCCCATGCACAACTGAGTGCCAAAGTAATTGTCTCACATAATGCTTTCATTTGTTACATTCATGCTTAGAGACATTTAAAGCTTTCTATGGCCTATAGAGCAAAGCACAAGTTCAGGCTAGGTTAAGACCCTCTTCAGTGTGATTTAAACTTTCTAGTCTCCTCTCTGATGACTCCTCTGGCCATATTGGTCCACTTGAGTCTTCAAAGTGTGCCCTCTGTAAtcctgcttctattttttttcccataatgtGCCCCCTAACTAGAATgttgcccttttctttttttctgcaaaGCCTGTTTCAAGAACTGCCTCAGTCCCAACTCCTCAGTGACACTTTATCTCTGACCACCTgggccttctttcttcctttggtcATTTCCTCCTTTGGTTGGATCGTCTAGCCTTTGGTACTCTCAGCTGACACTGATCTTACTGACTCTTCATTTCTATAACCCTTTTCATCTTGTGAGCTATTTGATAGCAGAGCCCAGGACATTACTCATACTGTTCCCCATAGTGCCATGTTAGCTACAGGTGATGAGTATATGTGCAGATTGTTAGAGGAGTATGGGAGAGGGCAGTGGGAGGGATAACAGAGATAAAGTATAGATCTTCCTTAACATATAGTGGGGTTACAGCCTGACAGACCCACTCTAagttgaaaatacatttaatacaccTACCAAACATtgtagcttagcctagcctagcctaccttaaatgtCTCAGAACACTTACGTTAGCCTGTAGTTGCCCAAAATCATCTACCACAAAGCCTAGTTTTTAATAAAGTGTTGCATAATCCATGTAGTTTATTGAATAaagtactgaaagtgaaaaacagaatggttgttaAGTATATTGGTTGTTGACCCTCTTGATCAtatggctgactgggagctgtggctgctgccactgcccagcatcaCGGGAGAGTGTTGTACTGCATATAACTAAgaccaggaaaagatcaaaattcaaattttgcagTACAGTTACTTGTGAATGCTTTTTGCTTTCATACCACAGTAAAGTCAAAAGATAATAAGTCTAAGaacaaaaaagagataaaagtagAGGGAAAATATCcaggaagagaacagagaaatgggGTAAAGGAAACTAAGACATGTTGAATAATTGCTGTGAGCCAAAGATTTACAGATTTTACTACATTTAATCCAGTAACAGGCCAGCAGTGTTACTCCAACTTTGTAGCCTAGGAAACCCAGGTTCAGCTAGGAGGAGATAAGGTATgattttccaataccagcctaacTGCCTTCAAAGCCTGTTGGGTTCATTTCTATGTATTAGGGCCTGGGGCTCAAAGTAGTTGACAATGGAATTGATGGACAGTGGTATCTTCAAGTTAGCAGTATGGCACTAGTTCTTTTGGAGAGCTCAGGAGTAGCTGAGCTAACATGGGTAGACTGCCTGTTCTATAAATCTCTAGGATCTGGCAGACCATGCTCTGTCCCTGCTATGGTGTGCTTTAAAATCTAACTTAGAAAGTGCCCACTATACAGAAAAATTGTGGGTACCTTGAATGTGAGCAGTTAGGCAAAATAGCTTCAGAGAGATAACACTAGATATGGACAAGTATTCTGTCATAAGGTAAACTTACTCTAACAGTAAACAAGTGGAAATGGGAGGGATTGGAGAGTTAACTTTTGCTGAATGCTTGCTATATGTCAAGCGCTGTGCCATGCATTTTATATACATCATGTATAATTCTAATAGCTCAGTAAAATAGGCCTAGGTTAAAGCTAATTGGCAGTACTATCTCCAGAAAAGTATATAGTATGCAGTATTTCCCAAACTTAAATAAGCATAGTACTTTTTGCCTTAAGAATGCATATTGCTACATAACAGATTACCCCAAAACTTAAAGGCTTAAAAGCACATACATTTATTACTTCACCATTTCTATAGGTCAGGTGTCCAGACGCAGCATAGCTGGGTCTTCTGCTTCAGGGTCTTTGATGAGGCTACGCAAGGGCTGGAGTCTCTTCTAAAGGCTCAGCTGTGGAAGAATCTGCTTCCAATCTCATTCACATTGATGTTGGACTtgaaagcctccatttttgcCATTGGGTCTTCACTACTTGGCAGCTTGCTTCATCAAACCTAGTGAGAGAGTTGGCTAGCAAGATGGAAGTCAACTTTCTAATGGAATCTAATCATGGTAGTGACTCCCATTACCTTTGCTGTATTATGTTGGTTAGAAGCAAGGCATAAGTTTCACCCACACTCCAAAGGAGAGGATTTCACAAGGTTGTGAACACCAGGAAGCATGAGGATCATTAAGGGCAATCGTAGAAGCTACTTGTCTTGGAAAATGCTGCCATGTTCATTTCTGTTCACTGAATCTCCAGAAAACGATCATTGAATTAATGGAGAATCATTACAGATGAAGTGGATTCCACAGGAAGGAAAGGAACTTTTTAGTTCAGAAATATGACCACTGAGTaagaaatttaagtaaaatatatcaaTTATTTTGATGAACACGGACTCTTTCACTAAGCTTGCTGCCCTTGAACTAAGCATACCTTTTGCAAGTGGAAGGAAACCAGAAGGAATTAACTGCTTCATAACAGCAGTCACATGACAGAGAGTGCTTCTCAGAGTATGCACCTTAAAGCCGGAGCATTGGCATCACCCTCCACTGTGTTTGAAATGCAAACTCATGGGCCACACCCTGACCTCCTAAATGAGACTCTGGGCTTGGAGCCTAGGAAACGGTCTTAGGAGCTGGTGAAGAGGTGATTCTTTATGCACGATTGAGAGCCACCGTCCTGAGAGAGTGTTATAGGGAAGAGTTAGATTACTTTTTCAGTGATAGATAAGTGTACTTGAGTTTAGCATACTAGTAAATATAGAAATTTAGTGAGGGATTCTCCTTTTACGTTAGTTCCAGTACCCAAGAAGCTCGTAAAATGtggttttcacattttaaaaaaagttatgaaaaCACAGTCATCATGAGCACGCTATGAACGTGTACACTGAAGACACAAGAGTTGTGTCTCTCCACAATGTCCGCTTTATTCAGTCACGAAGCAAGGCTAACTTAATTATAAAGCAGGTTCGGGATTCCAAACTCAATGACATTTCACCCCGGGATTAACTTGGCctcttacacagtacacaaagCAGAGCACAAGACGGGCCACACAACAAACAAGATAACACAGAGGGCCGGAAGTTAACGAACCAAACGCCAAGAACCAAACGCCAAGTGAGTCTGTGGAGGCGCAGTGGAGATAAGAGTTCGTCCAGTCCAGGTCAGCTCTTGGCACTTGCTGCTTCTGATGTTCAGTGAAGGTTTTCAGTTCTGTGTGGAGATCAGTCGGGCAGAGAGCCTCTGGCGGCAGCTGCCCTTTTGAAGTGGTCAGACGGAGGGACGGGACCTTGTCTGAGGCGTCTTGACAGTTTGCTGCAAAATTCCTTCCGTTTTAAAGGGATTTAATCAGTCTTGGGCCCCTGTAGATCTCCTCTGCTTCTGCTTACTGTCAGTTCTGGGGTATCATCAGCTGGTTCTGGTGTCGGTAATATCGGGTAGCTGCAGTCCACTTAAGCTCCTCCTGTCACTGCTTgacgccgccccccccccccccccccccggcaacaTGAAGGACTCCATCTTGCTCTCTACAACTGCTCTTACTAATACTTTCTGCCTGGCAGAGGCAGGTATCTACATGTGCTCACTTGTGGTATTCCTAGAaactaaaaagaatgaattaattaCCATTGCCCCTCCCACATCCTCTGTAGCAGAGCAGGGACAGGATAATTGCCccctctcaccccaccccccaaaaaaaaacaaaccaaaaaacctctctTTGGAATGGAAACAGAGCAGAATCCCCTGGAGAG from Neovison vison isolate M4711 chromosome 6, ASM_NN_V1, whole genome shotgun sequence encodes:
- the LSM3 gene encoding U6 snRNA-associated Sm-like protein LSm3, with translation MADDVDQQQTTNTVEEPLDLIRLSLDERIYVKMRNDRELRGRLHAYDQHLNMILGDVEETVTTIEIDEETYEEIYKSTKRNIPMLFVRGDGVVLVAPPLRVG